From Danio rerio strain Tuebingen ecotype United States chromosome 7, GRCz12tu, whole genome shotgun sequence, the proteins below share one genomic window:
- the kcnk7 gene encoding potassium channel, subfamily K, member 7 isoform X1, which yields MVLNSPCQSPGYGTTVPLSDEGRVFCVVYCLVGIPLTMLLLSCLTHALLPRVTHTPIQNLQLFWGLSRSHAALLHCSILGFCTAALFFLLPAAALCLLEDDWTYLESLYFCFISLSTTGLGDYLPGKIQNQAVRQGLEFVTSCYLLLGLIVLLVVLESFWELQQFQAVLRFFSGPRLSELNGLSLDELVLTGDMTGPEEEPQYTLPISTISPAFSDSPATPTIELLPVFGLPSIPASKDYDHSSLRPNPTSDLCHSTSSN from the exons ATGGTGTTGAACTCTCCATGTCAGAGCCCAG gttATGGCACCACCGTGCCCCTTTCAGACGAGGGCCGTGTGTTCTGTGTGGTTTATTGTCTCGTGGGAATCCCTCTCACCATGCTGCTGCTGTCCTGCCTCACTCATGCCCTTCTGCCCCGAGTAACTCACACCCCTATCCAGAACTTGCAGCTGTTCTGGGGTCTGTCCCGTAGCCACGCTGCGCTCCTGCACTGCAGCATCCTCGGCTTTTGTACAGCCGCACTCTTCTTCCTGCTGCCCGCTGCTGCTCTCTGCCTGCTGGAGGACGACTGGACATACCTGGAGTcgctgtatttttgttttatctcACTGAGCACAACTGGTCTTGGTGACTACCTGCCTGGCAAAATACAAAACCAAGCAGTGCGGCAGGGGCTGGAGTTCGTCACCTCCT GTTATCTGTTGCTCGGACTGATCGTTTTGCTCGTGGTTCTGGAAAGCTTCTGGGAGCTGCAGCAGTTTCAGGCAGTCCTGCGTTTCTTTTCTGGCCCGCGGCTCAGTGAGCTAAATGGACTGAGTTTAGATGAGCTCGTGCTCACCGGAGACATGACCGGTCCAGAGGAGGAACCTCAATACACCCTTCCAATTTCCACCATCTCCCCTGCTTTCTCAGACTCACCTGCCACTCCAACAATAGAGCTGCTGCCAGTCTTTGGCCTGCCATCCATACCAGCCTCCAAAGATTATGACCACTCTTCACTACGGCCAAACCCCACCTCAGATCTGTGTCATTCCACATCCTCTAACTGA
- the kcnk7 gene encoding potassium channel, subfamily K, member 7 (The RefSeq protein has 1 substitution compared to this genomic sequence): MAVLADKALTFLRVHAFIFLMVAYGLFIVMGAVVLMVLEQPEENLLVQEVRELKARFLADNPCVEERSLDGLLMDVLSASKRGVAALQADSDECNFDFTSSLFFVITFLTTTGYGTTVPLSDEGRVFCVVYCLVGIPLTMLLLSCLTHALLPRVTHTPIQNLQLFWGLSRSNAALLHCSILGFCTAALFFLLPAAALCLLEDDWTYLESLYFCFISLSTTGLGDYLPGKIQNQAVRQGLEFVTSCYLLLGLIVLLVVLESFWELQQFQAVLRFFSGPRLSELNGLSLDELVLTGDMTGPEEEPQYTLPISTISPAFSDSPATPTIELLPVFGLPSIPASKDYDHSSLRPNPTSDLCHSTSSN, translated from the exons ATGGCTGTTCTTGCGGATAAAGCTCTGACTTTCCTACGTGTTCACGCGTTCATCTTTCTGATGGTCGCGTACGGCTTGTTTATCGTCATGGGCGCTGTTGTTTTGATGGTACTTGAGCAACCTGAGGAGAATTTGCTGGTTCAAGAGGTCCGTGAACTGAAAGCTCGTTTTCTGGCAGATAACCCGTGTGTTGAGGAGCGAAGTTTGGATGGTTTGTTAATGGACGTGCTGTCTGCTAGTAAACGCGGTGTGGCTGCACTCCAAGCAGACAGTGACGAGTGTAATTTCGACTTTACGTCGTCGCTGTTTTTCGTCATCACCTTCCTCACGACCACAG gttATGGCACCACCGTGCCCCTTTCAGACGAGGGCCGTGTGTTCTGTGTGGTTTATTGTCTCGTGGGAATCCCTCTCACCATGCTGCTGCTGTCCTGCCTCACTCATGCCCTTCTGCCCCGAGTAACTCACACCCCTATCCAGAACTTGCAGCTGTTCTGGGGTCTGTCCCGTAGCCACGCTGCGCTCCTGCACTGCAGCATCCTCGGCTTTTGTACAGCCGCACTCTTCTTCCTGCTGCCCGCTGCTGCTCTCTGCCTGCTGGAGGACGACTGGACATACCTGGAGTcgctgtatttttgttttatctcACTGAGCACAACTGGTCTTGGTGACTACCTGCCTGGCAAAATACAAAACCAAGCAGTGCGGCAGGGGCTGGAGTTCGTCACCTCCT GTTATCTGTTGCTCGGACTGATCGTTTTGCTCGTGGTTCTGGAAAGCTTCTGGGAGCTGCAGCAGTTTCAGGCAGTCCTGCGTTTCTTTTCTGGCCCGCGGCTCAGTGAGCTAAATGGACTGAGTTTAGATGAGCTCGTGCTCACCGGAGACATGACCGGTCCAGAGGAGGAACCTCAATACACCCTTCCAATTTCCACCATCTCCCCTGCTTTCTCAGACTCACCTGCCACTCCAACAATAGAGCTGCTGCCAGTCTTTGGCCTGCCATCCATACCAGCCTCCAAAGATTATGACCACTCTTCACTACGGCCAAACCCCACCTCAGATCTGTGTCATTCCACATCCTCTAACTGA